The Blautia pseudococcoides genome segment AAAGAAAACGGAGATCAGGGCAGTATGAGGAGGATGAGATGAAGGGATTCACCAGAGAGGATAAACGGTTTTCGCTGTGCGGGCTGAACTGCGGACTGTGCCCCATGCAGATTGGAGGGTATTGTCCCGGATGCGGAGGCGGTGAGGAAAACCAGTCCTGTGCCATTGCCGGATGCAGTCTGGAGCACGATAAAGTGGAATACTGCTGGCAGTGCGGGATTACCCGTGCGGCAGATATGAAGGGATAGACGAATACGACAGCTTCATCACACACCGCAGCAGAGTAAAAGACATGCAGAAGGCTAAAGAGGCAGGCAGCAGGGCTTATGGGGAAGAACAGGCAGAGAAAGCGGAAATTTTTAGATATCTCCTTGGGCAGCCTTTGCCTCAAAGCTGTTCCGGGAAGCAGCCGGGGCACATGGGATAGAATTGAAATTAAGAAAAAAGCCGGCCGGGAAGAGTCAGAAAACACCATAAATTTTTTTTTGGAATTTTCCATTTCCTTTTATCTATGACTTTGATAGAATAGTTGGAGGGACTTATTGTCCTCCCAGACATCCGGCCTGTGTGCCGAATGACAAAAGATAAGAAAGCAGGAAAGAAAATGGAAGGAAAGAAAAAGAGGATCTTCAGGGCATTCTGTGCGGCCTTCCCTTATACCATACCTATTTTTGCAGGGTTTTGGTTTTTGGGGCTGACCTATGGCATTTACATGAATGTCTCCGGATTTAGTTTTTGGTATCCCATGATCATGAGCTTGACCATTTTTGCAGGCTCCATAGAATTTGTGGTGGTCAATATGCTGCTGGGCGCGTTCAATCCCCTGCAGGCCTTTATCATGACCCTGATGATAAATGCCCGGCATTTATTTTACGGCATTTCCATGCTGGATAAATACAGAAATACAGGCTGGAAAAAAGGGTTCCTGATTTTTGGGATGTGTGATGAGAGCTTTACCATCAACTATACAGCAAAGATACCGGAAGACGTAGACAGAGGCTGGTTTATGTTTTTTGTGACACTGCTGAATTATTTTTATTGGTTTTCCGGTTCCACATTGGGGGGAATCTTCGGTTCTCTTCTGAAATTCAATACAGAAGGGCTTGACTTTGTTATGACTGCCATGTTTGTGGTTATCTTTATGGAGCAATGGCTCAAAGAAAAGAACCATGTGAGCTCTCTGCTGGGACTTGGTTTGTCTCTTCTGTGCCTGCTGGCCTTTGGGGCGGAGAATTTCATGATCCCTGCCATGGCGGCAATTATAGGAGTGCTGACCCTGCTTCGGAAACCTATTGAAAAAGAAAGGGGGGAAGTTTGCCAATGACTCTTACGCAGCAGATCATAACGATCGGTATGGTGGTTCTGGGTACCATGCTCACCCGGTTTCTGCCCTTTCTGCTATTCCCCGCGGGAAAACCCACCCCCAAGTACATACAATATCTTGGCAGGGTGCTGCCGGCGTCTGTCTTTGGGCTGCTGGTCATTTACTGCCTGAAGAATGTAAGTGTTTTTACAGGCAGTCACGGCATTCCCGAACTTCTGGCAATTCTGCTGGTGGTGGTGCTTCATCTCTGGAAACGGCAGATGCTATTATCTATAGCAGGGGGCACGGTGTTTTATATGATTTTAGTACAGACGGTTTTTTGAATAAAGGTATTGACTCTCCCATAATGTTACACCCTATACTCTAAATGAGCTCGAATCATTCACATATGTGAAAGGTAAAAAAACATGTTAAAAATAGGAGATTTTTCAAAACTGTCAAGGATCAGTATCCGTATGCTGCGGCATTACGATGAAATCGGTCTGCTGAAGCCGGAAAAGGTGGATGTGTTCACTGGCTACAGATATTATGACGAATCCCAGCTTCTGGACGGAGAGCGTATCCAGGTGCTAAAAAACATGGGATTTGGTCTCTCCGTGATCCGTGAGATTATGGAGAATTATGCAGACCCAGGGGAACTGAAGCATTTTCTGGAGATTAAAAGACATGAAATTGCAGAGCAGGAGCAGATACTGAGGCAGAGAAAACATCTGATTGACAGTACCATGGAGTGGCTGAGAAAGGATGGTAATATTATGGGATACGATGTAAGTCTGAAGATTCTGCCGAAACGTTATGTAGCCAGTGTGAGGCAGGTGATCCCTTCCTATGAGGAGGAGGGGAGGCTGTGGCATATTATGATGGAGGAGACATTGGGCAGGAACATTCGCTATGACAGCCCTGCTTATGACCTGGCCGTATTTTATGATGGGGAGTATATGGAGAGGAATGTGGATGTGGAGGTGCAGCGGGCGGTAACCGGCACCTACCAGGACACAGAACATGTGAAATTCAAAACTGCACCCCAGGTCCAGTATGCCGGAGCTGTTTTTAAAGGGCAGTATGAAAAGATCACAAAGGTGAATGAAGCAGTGGCTAAGTGGTGTGCGGACAATGGGTATGAGTTTGACGGAATGGGATTTAACATTTATCATGTGGGACCAAAGGATACTCAGGTTCCGGAGGACTACGTGACGGAGGTTTGTTATCCGGTAAAGAAGAAACAGTAAGGGGTGTCTGGGCACCGTGGAAGGCACTACGGCTGCTTATCCCGGACTCTATGCGGAACTGGCAGTGTTCGCTGAAAAGGGTACGGTTATTATACGAAACGGTGAACTGCTCTTTTATCAGTTCAAGGACGGGGAAAGCAAGGCGTTTTGTTGTCTGCAGAATCCTGAAAAAGCCAATGCACTGCATCAGGATGCCGCCATTTCAACAGACTCACACAGACGGCAGTACCAGGATTTTGTACAGGCAATAAGGGAAGACAGAAAACCGCTGGTAACAGGGGAGGATGCTCTGGAAAGCCTGAAACTGATAAAAGCGATCTATGAATCCTCCAGGAAGAACCAAGAAGTTTATATATGCAGATGATCGGGGGTGGATTGAGGATTACCGCTTGTCCTATACGGATGGGCGGTTTTTTTGTTATGTGGGAAAGCCGTCCGGATGTACATGCAGGTAAAGGCTGTCCCATCGGACCTGCCATGACCCGCTCCTGACGGGAGCATTGGGCATATTTATCAGCCGCCATGGGCATTCTGTTAGGGAATGCGGAAATAATCTTTTGCTATCTGAATAAAATCCACAGCATAGGAAGTCAGATAAGCACCCTTCCGGTAAGCCAGGATCGTACTTGTAAAGGCATCGGGGTCATGGAGGGAAAAGCAGACCGGAGGGGTGGCAAAGGTCATGTTCTGGATATAAGTTTCCGGCGCAAAGCAAATCCCTTCGTTTTGCTGGACCAGCAAAAGCGCAGCCTGTGTATTCCGCGTGTAGAACGGAACTTTTGGTTCTATACCGTACTTTTTCAGAAGCCGTTCTGTTATGGCCCCAGTATTCTGCTCCGGAAAATGCAGAATAAATTTTTCGTTTCCAAGCCTGGACAAATCCACCTGGGGATAAACGCAGACCTGGCAGG includes the following:
- the azlC gene encoding azaleucine resistance protein AzlC, which produces MEGKKKRIFRAFCAAFPYTIPIFAGFWFLGLTYGIYMNVSGFSFWYPMIMSLTIFAGSIEFVVVNMLLGAFNPLQAFIMTLMINARHLFYGISMLDKYRNTGWKKGFLIFGMCDESFTINYTAKIPEDVDRGWFMFFVTLLNYFYWFSGSTLGGIFGSLLKFNTEGLDFVMTAMFVVIFMEQWLKEKNHVSSLLGLGLSLLCLLAFGAENFMIPAMAAIIGVLTLLRKPIEKERGEVCQ
- a CDS encoding branched-chain amino acid transporter permease, encoding MTLTQQIITIGMVVLGTMLTRFLPFLLFPAGKPTPKYIQYLGRVLPASVFGLLVIYCLKNVSVFTGSHGIPELLAILLVVVLHLWKRQMLLSIAGGTVFYMILVQTVF
- a CDS encoding MerR family transcriptional regulator, with protein sequence MLKIGDFSKLSRISIRMLRHYDEIGLLKPEKVDVFTGYRYYDESQLLDGERIQVLKNMGFGLSVIREIMENYADPGELKHFLEIKRHEIAEQEQILRQRKHLIDSTMEWLRKDGNIMGYDVSLKILPKRYVASVRQVIPSYEEEGRLWHIMMEETLGRNIRYDSPAYDLAVFYDGEYMERNVDVEVQRAVTGTYQDTEHVKFKTAPQVQYAGAVFKGQYEKITKVNEAVAKWCADNGYEFDGMGFNIYHVGPKDTQVPEDYVTEVCYPVKKKQ
- a CDS encoding Gfo/Idh/MocA family oxidoreductase, which encodes MEGTTAAYPGLYAELAVFAEKGTVIIRNGELLFYQFKDGESKAFCCLQNPEKANALHQDAAISTDSHRRQYQDFVQAIREDRKPLVTGEDALESLKLIKAIYESSRKNQEVYICR